Proteins encoded by one window of Candidatus Poribacteria bacterium:
- a CDS encoding carboxypeptidase regulatory-like domain-containing protein yields the protein MKTYLLASLTVFLACCYVGNVFAADSDSGDMEMLVFPKAYKAKAVNNGGTISGVVKFEGDMPEKKALEITKDEKVCGADEKFDESLVIGEGNVLKNTIVYLIDISEGKDFDKDAKVEIDQKGCKFTPHVQIVPVGERLTMLNSDKIMHNVHIFSKNPVNKPQAKTRRKMPLKAVKQAEGPVSVKCDIHGWMSAWIAYVPHPYFAVTNEKGEFTLEDVPAGDYKLGYWHEACGTNNEAPVAVTVAAGGTVTQDFTLKLQ from the coding sequence ATGAAAACTTACTTGTTGGCAAGTCTCACAGTATTTCTCGCGTGTTGCTATGTCGGTAACGTCTTCGCAGCTGATTCCGATTCAGGAGACATGGAAATGTTGGTGTTTCCTAAAGCGTATAAAGCTAAAGCTGTTAACAATGGTGGCACAATTAGCGGCGTAGTCAAGTTTGAAGGGGACATGCCTGAAAAGAAAGCATTGGAAATCACCAAAGACGAGAAGGTTTGTGGTGCTGACGAAAAATTTGATGAATCACTGGTCATCGGTGAAGGCAACGTTCTAAAAAATACGATTGTCTATCTAATTGACATTTCGGAAGGTAAAGATTTTGACAAAGATGCCAAAGTGGAGATTGACCAGAAAGGTTGCAAATTCACGCCACATGTCCAGATCGTTCCGGTTGGTGAACGCCTAACAATGCTGAATTCCGATAAAATTATGCACAATGTGCATATCTTCAGCAAAAATCCGGTTAACAAACCGCAGGCGAAAACCCGTCGGAAGATGCCCCTCAAAGCTGTCAAGCAGGCGGAAGGTCCCGTCTCAGTTAAATGTGATATTCATGGATGGATGTCCGCTTGGATCGCTTACGTACCGCATCCGTATTTTGCCGTGACGAACGAAAAAGGTGAGTTCACGCTTGAAGATGTCCCAGCAGGCGACTACAAACTCGGCTATTGGCATGAAGCGTGTGGTACTAACAACGAGGCACCTGTCGCTGTTACTGTAGCAGCTGGCGGCACTGTCACGCAAGATTTCACATTGAAACTTCAATAG